The Paraburkholderia hospita DNA segment CGGGGGCGTCGATCTACGTACGAATAGCTATGTGCGCTTCGCAAGCGGCGCAACAATCAAGCTCTTACCCCACAACACGGCCATTTATCAGATCATGCGCATCTGGGACGTGACGAATGTGACGGTTGAGACTCGCGACGCTAGACGGTAGCAAACAGCTCAATAGCGCGACGCCTTACCCCGCCAGCGGCGGCGGCGGCCATGCATTCTCGATCGCAGGTGCGTCTGGCGTCACGCTTAAATCTCCGACGACGATCAACTGTTGGGGCGATGGCATTTACATCACCAATTCCTTCCGTTCGCAGCAAGTGATGTCGAGCAACATTTACGTGTCGAATCACCACGCAAATGGTTGCCGCCGGCAGGGGGCGTCGATAATTAGCGGAAATGGAATTACTTTCGATAGTCCGCTGTGGGAGAACATCGCGGGAACGCTGCCGTCGGCGGGCCTGGATATCGAGCCCAATACGAATGCGTCCACCCTTCAAAACATCAAGATCAATAGCCCGACCACCCGGAATTGTCACTTTGGAATCAATGTCTATCTAGCTAATCTTCCTGGCACGACCCCGAAGACGGTGTCGATCGATATCTCGAATCACACCGACTACGCAGCGAACGATGCAGGCTTCTATGTCAGCGGTCTTGCGCTACATGGGTATGTCGTCACCGGTCATATTACGAGCGCGTCACCAACCTTCGTTCAATCGAAGAGCGGCTTCCGCAAAGCAGTGTGGGATCCGGCGGGGCCGGCCGTCGAAGTGACTAACATTACGACCAGATAAGACCGACTTCCGGCGGCGGCTGCACGGGCCTGGTCAGACCTCGCCGATGCATCTTCAGTTACCGCAAACGTCCAGCATTGGCAATGCTGCCCTCACTAACTCGTTGCGTGCTGTCGGGCCTTTAATACATTGCAATACACCTGTTGATAGCTTCTCCAGCTTCGCTCGATCGAGAACAACTGTTCTACGCGATGCCTGGCGGCCCTGCCCAACTGGCCTCGCTCGGCCGAAGGAATCGAGAGCACTGCTGCAAGAGCCTGCCCCAACTCCTGCGGGCGCTCAGGCGGCACGAGTCGTCCCGTTTCGCCGACAAGATATGCCGTATCTCCAACATTAGTCGCGACGCAGGGAACCTGACACGCCATCGCCTCAGCGATCACTGTTGGCAAAGCTTCGCTTTTCGACGACAAACAGAAGACGTCCAGCCCCGCAAGCAGCGTTTGTGGTTCGCTTTCTGGCCCGAGTAGATGACAATTGTTGAGTACGCCGGAACCCCTCAGAAGCGAAACCAGCTCCTCGTTGCTGGGATCCAGTCCGCGACCGGCCATAATGAAGTGACAGTCAGGCATGACCTTCAGCAGGGTGCGAAGCGCTTCGCTAAATGTCGGATAGTCTTTAACGGGATGATAGCGGCCGACAGTACCAACGAGTATCGTCGACTCGGGTACCCCGAGCCGGCGACGCAACGCAGAGCCTGCCTTTTCGTCAATCCGGAACTTTGCGAGATCGATTCCGTTTGGAATAACGATCATCTTTCTGCCGCAATAACCGCCCTCGGAATGCGAGGATTTCGCCGCCTCAGCACAGCATACAATCACGTCGGGTATCTTCGCGGACAGGAACGCGCATGCTTTTGCTATCCAGCGAGTACTGCGGCTACTCCCCGTCAGTCGCAAGTCCGTGTGATGGATACCCCATGAAAGCACTGGTCTTGCCCGAGGCTTTCCGCGCAGGTGGCGCAGAAGCTGAGCCGCATAGACACTCATTCCCGCCAGCAGGTCGGCGTGGTACATCCACGTCTGCACGACGTCGGGTTGGAGTTCATCCAGCCAGCGCACCAACTGGAACACGCTTTTTAGACGTGATCGATTACGGTCCATTCCAAGTATGCGCACCTCGATGCCCTCGTCTGCCAGGACGGTGGCAAGGGGGGCCTGGGACGACAGCGAGATGACAGAATGATGCACCCCATCGCGGCGGCCGGCGCGAACGAGACGGACAAGCGAGGTTTCGGCGCCGCCAACAGCCAGATCAGTGATAACGTGGACGACCTTCATGGTGCCGTCCCCTCCTTGGCAACGGAAGGTAGCCACTCCGGTTCAAGCAGTTCCCTGTAGACATCGAGCGTTCTAGAGATGACGATGCGCTCATCGAACTCCGCAAGTACTTTCTGTCGGGCCGCTATGCCAAGCCTACGTGCAGCCGCACGGTCGTCGTCGAGAAGGCGGATCGCATTCGCAAGTGCCACACTGTCACGCACGGGCACCACGAGCCCGTCTTGCCCATTTACAGCGACCACCTCGCGACACCCTGGCGCATCTGTAATAACGAGCGGTAGTTCGCATGCAGCCGCCTCGATCATCGACTTGGGCAGGCCCTCCCGATAACTCGGTAAAACGGCAACGTCGCAGTCCGCATAGAGTCCTGGCATGTCACTCACGTGGCCCCGCCACTCCACAAGCCCCTCGTTGATCCAACTCTGCAGGGTTGCCTCGTCTATGGAAGCGGGATTTCCGGGGTCCGGCGCACCAGCCAGAATAAAGCGGATTTTGCGGCCCGCTCTTCTCAATTGCCGGCTTGCTTCGACATACTCAGCGATCCCTTTGTCCCACAACAGCCGGCCGGCGAGTACGACACGCAATGGCGTCTGGTTTTGTGGATTGCTCTGCCGCTCTCCAGGTTTAAACCGTTCGACATTGACACCAGACCCTTTGATAAGCCGAATAGCGCGTTCGTCGACGATGTTGGCGTCACGGAACATTGAGTGATCGTCGGGATTCTGAAGTATCACCGCACTCGAACGACCCCGCAAGGCGAGACGCATTATGCCGCGAACTATTGGTCTTAGCACGCATGCTTTCATGTCCCGGCTCGAGAACACATAACCCATTCCCGCAATGGCGTTCACGCGTGCCCTCACCCCTGCAAGACGCGCGGACAGTGAGCCGTAGACTGCACACTTGATCGTGAATCCGTGTACGAGGTCAGGCTTCTGCTTGCGCAGCAAGCGCGCAAGCCACATGACAAGTGCGAGTTCACGGACTGGGTTAAGGCTCCGTCGATTCATCGGCACCGGAATCCACTGGAATCCGAGCGAGATCAACTTCGCGCCATATTCTCCCGGAGGAGAAAGAAGAACGACTTCGTGACCCGCGTCCCGCAACGCGCGGGCAAGTGAAAGGCGGAAGTTGTAGAGATACCAGTCGGTGTTGGCAAACAATACGATCTTGCTCATTATTGCTCCTCGCATGCACAGCCCCAGCCAGGTTCCGAAACTGTCTTTTGTGGCGGATATCCGCTTTTCTATCGTCTATAGTCAGGTGCACTCGCGCGCGAAAGCACGATCGCCGCCGTGCGCAGAAGACTGTGCAACGCCAATCGACAGAAACAGTTCGCTCCATTGGTCCAATACGCACTCGATCGAGTATCGTTCTTTGATCGACCTCGCCGCGCTTTGACCAAGGTGCATTCGCAGATCACCATCCCCAAACAGCCGGCTGAGCCCCTCTGTGAATGATTGAACATCGTCCGGGGGAATCAGCATGCCATCGCGGCCGTCACGCATGATCTCGCGAGGTCCCGACGGACAGTCGAACGCAATGGAGGCAATGCCGAGTGCCATCGCCTCCATAAGCGCCATTGGCAGCCCTTCGTACTTCGACGACATGGCGAACACGTCGGAGGCAGTCATTTCCGACCATGGCGATGCAGTCTTGCCAGGCAGGAAAATCCGGCCGCTCAGATTCAGCCTCGATACCAGCGCTTCGAGGCGCGCGCGTTCCGGACCCTCGCCCCAGATCCATAAGTCCCAATCCGTGAAAGAGTCGGCGAGCGCAGCAAAAGCCTCGATGAGCACGTTGAACTGCTTCTGTGCGTGCAATCTTCCGACCGCGACGAGCCGCTTGCGTCCGACATCCGGTCCAGTGTTTTCCGCGCCTTGTGTCAAGGTCGGCAAGACAGCTGGTTTCGTCATTGCAAAAATTTCGTCGGGAAGTGGATTGGGAACGACAAAAGGCTTTTGCACGCCGGGTACCATACGTTTGAATGGCGCCACTGCACTTTCTGTCAACACAGTAACGGCGTCAGCAAAGGGATAGGTCAACCGGGGAGCAAAACGCCATAACATCGACCGGCCATCCACTGCGGGATTGTTATGTTCGCAGACCACCGCGGGTACATGCAGGCCGACGTTCGCTAATATGGCGGCGACATTCACATTGGTCAGAAACGATATCACTACGTCGGGCCGACTCTGACTAATCAGACGGCGCAACGCTCTATACCGCGCGAGATATCCTCCCAGTCTGCTTCGGCGCTTGCCAACATGATCGGCAAGGTACACCAGCCTGACCTCATCGGCGAGTTTATAGAAACAGGTCCCTCGCCCGCTAAAAGTCGCAACCAGTTCGACCGAATCTCCACGCTTTGCCCACGCATTCATGAGCGTCGACGCAACCCGTTCCGCTCCTCCACTCCCCATCGAACTGACAAGCATCATTATCTTCATGATTTTCTCTGCGCCGACAACGACCACGTATACGCGTACCGAGCATAAATAATTAACGTCGTCGCATGCATTAGTGCGGTTCCGAGCAGAATGCCTGCGATGCCAAACCAGTGGCTGAAAATCATGGTTCCAGATACTTTGGCCGCAACCCCTGCCAGCGCTATGGTCGACATTTGTCTATAGCGACCGGCCCCTGCGGAAAGTGTCAGTAGAACCAGACTGGAAAAGTAAAAGGGAACCTGTATCTGGCCCCAACGAAAAAGTTGTGCTACGGCTGCCGTATCCTCAGCCGTAAAAGCTCCTCGCTGGAATGCCAGACCGATCAGATCGGGTGCAAATACAGCTGCGCCAAGCGCCACACACGTGCCACATAGAAACATGAGGATTGTCCATCTGACCGCCGTTCTACGCGCGTGGCAAGGGTCTCCCGAGTGAACGATGTCTGAAAAAACGGGCAGCGTCGCCTGGCCGATGGCGAGTGCCCCCATACTCAGAAAGAGTGAGAGCACCCTGTTGGCATAACCAAGCTTGGCGACGGCACCATCACCAAACTGAACAGCCATAAACTGATCGAACAGCGGAGTGCAGCACATGATCAGTTGACCCACAGCCAGAACTCGTGCGGACACAAGGACGCGGCGCCATTCAGGCGCCGTGGTCTTTAGCCGGAGTTTGATCGGAATTGGATCCAGCCGACTTAACAACCATCGCCCAATAAGCGTCTGCGCCAGGTAACCGCCCATACTCCCCCAGATCAGGGCAATTGTTCCCACCTGTTTATGCGATAACAGCACAAAGCAGAGCACAAAAACGGCGGGAAGTCCCTCGAGAAGTGTATTGATGTGTCGTTCCCTCGATTGCATTCTCGCGCCATATGTACCCGACGCCAGCATCAAAATGCCAATCGGAGCCATGTAGGTGAACATATCGCGACATAGATCGATCGTCTCTGGCGAAAGATTTCCGGCAAGCACGTGGATTGCAAATGGCCAACACAGAAAGAGCAGAACCGAAAACCCAACGCCGACCGCGATAACCCATGCCTCGAGCTCGCCAAGAAAAACCGCCTGTGCCTGCAGGGGCTGTTGGCGAAGTTCAACGAATACGGGGATCAATACGATGCCGAAGATAGTCATGGCGGCCGCCGGCATCCAGCTGACGAGTGCCAGCGTCAACTGATACGCGTCGACAATCCCACTTGTGCCAAATCGGTACGCGACTGCGACCTCTTTGAATGCGCCAGCGCACCTTCCTAACAGCACGAAGATCGAAATCCTTGCCGCGCCGCGCGCAATGCGCATGTGGTCGGGATGGATCTTCGGAAGACGACTTCGCCACTCCGCGAACTGTGAGTTCATCCACTCACCTCCCGCCTGCTGGTGTCTCGAGTGCCACCTCGTTCGAGCCACCCGATGCCCCCCCTTTTGCAAATAGCTGCACATACCAGGGCATGGCGATCGCCAGCCCTTGCGATAGCGTTATGGGTTGGCTATATCCAAGAAGCTCCTCTGCCTTCTTCACGCTTGCGAGGGAATGACGGATATCGCCGGCACGCATCGGCCCATGCACCGGACCGGTCTCGGCCAACGCGATGCCAAGATGAGTGAGCGACGCCCGGAGATCTGCATACAGCTGATTCAGCGTAGTGCGCTCTCCGACTGCGACGTTGTATACCCGATCTCGGCTGGCGGCATCGGCGAACGCAGCGAGCAGATTCGCCTGGACCGCATTGTCGACATAACAGAAATCGCGGCTAGATTCGCCGTCTCCATTGATCACAACATCCTCACCGTTGATGAGTGCTGCTGTCCAGCGCGGTATAACGGCTGCATACGCCCCGCTTGGGTCCTGTCGACGACCGAACACATTGAAGTAGCGCAGGCCGATCGCACTAAGTCCATAACTACGCGCAAACACTGAAGCGTAGAGTTCGTTTACGTATTTGGTGACCGCGTATGGCGACAGCGGACGTCCGATAACATCTTCGGTCTTTGGTAAATCTGGATGATCGCCGTAGGTCGAACTCGAAGCCGCATAGGTGAAGCTCGAAACATTCGCATCACGCGCGGCGACCAGCATATTGAGGAAGCCGCCAATGTTCACCTCATTCGTGGAGAGAGGATCCTGCAACGAGCGCGGCACCGATCCCAGAGCTGCCTGATGTAGAACATGATCGGCCATCTGCACGGCGCGCCGGCAGTCGTCGAGATGTCGAATGTCTCCTTCGATAAAGGTAAAGCGTTGCCAGACAGCCGCCCCGACGTTTGAGCGCACCTCGTCCAGATTCTCCCGGTGACCAGTCGAAAAGTTGTCCAGCCCGACTACCCGTTGTCCGAGTCCGAGCAGGGTTTCCAGAAGATTCGAACCAATAAATCCAGCCACTCCCGTTATCAACCATGTCTTAGGATGCGCCACCATTTCACTTCGTATGCGGTCGTAGCTGGTTCTCATGTTAAATCTCCAGTGCTCAATAAGACGTACAGCGCGGCGTTTGCGAGAGGCGCTTACAGGCGCAAATCGCTCGCCTCTTGAGGGAGCACATATTTGAGGTCGTAGAGAACGTGCCTTGATTTACCGAACGATCTGAGTGTCTCAGCGCCCCATTCGACGAATTGCCGATGCGCGACAGCCACGAGCATTGCATCGTATGTGCCCGGCCGAGGTTCCTCAAGCAGCTCCAGCCCGTACTCGTGCCGTGCCTCCTCTCTTGAGACCCACGGGTCATAAATGTCCACTTTGACGCCATAGGCCTGCAGACCATGCACAATATCCAGGACACGCGAGTTGCGAAGATCGGGACAGTTTTCTTTGAATGAAAGACCAAGGACGAGTGTGCGTGCGCCAGGGATGTGAATGTCATGTCGGGTCAATGCCCTGATCAGCTGTGCGACCACATACTCGCCCATACTATCGTTCAGGCGTCGACCTGCGAGAATGATCTCCGGATGGTAGCCAATTGACTGTGCCATGTGCGTCAGATAGTACGGGTCCACGCCGATGCAGTGACCGCCCACCAAACCCGGCCGGAAAGGCAAGAAATTCCATTTCGTACCGGCAGCCGCGAGAACTGACTCGGTGTCGATCCCCAAGCGATTGAAGATGATCGCAAGTTCATTGACCAGTGCTATGTTGAGGTCGCGCTGAGTATTTTCGATTACCTTCGCCGCCTCCGCGACACGGATGCTGCTAGCCTTATGTGTGCCCGCCGTAATGATTTCCTGATACAGTGAGTCGACAAGGTCCGCGACTTCCGGCGTTGATCCTGATGTGACTTTCTTTATGTCCGTCACGCGATGTGCCTTATCCCCCGGATTGATGCGCTCCGGGCTATAGCCGAGATAGAAGTCGGTGTTGTACTTGAGACCGGAGATGCTCTCCAGGATAGGTACGCAGATGTCCTCGGTCGCGCCGGGATACACGGTGGATTCATAGATGACGACATCGCCCGGTTTCAATACCGATGCGATCGTCTCTGTGGCGCTCACCAAAGGGGAGAAGTCGGGACGCTTGAACTTGTCAATCGGCGTCGGAACCGTCGCGATATACGCGTTGCAATGGCCAAGATCACTTGAGTCACAGGTGTAGGCCAAGCCCTTCGCCTCGGTCAGTTCCTCGCTGCTCACTTCCAGTGTCTTATCGCGCCCTTCCTTGAGTGCGGAAATGCGCGAACGGTTGATATCGTAACCGATGACTGTGCGCTTCTTGCCAAACTCAACCGCCAGTGGCAGTCCGACGTAACCCAGTCCGACGACCGCAAGACGAAGTTCCTCAAGCTTGTTCATGACTATCTCCCCCTAGACGTTGTGTGCGTAACTGGCGGAAACACGCTGA contains these protein-coding regions:
- the murJ gene encoding murein biosynthesis integral membrane protein MurJ, producing the protein MNSQFAEWRSRLPKIHPDHMRIARGAARISIFVLLGRCAGAFKEVAVAYRFGTSGIVDAYQLTLALVSWMPAAAMTIFGIVLIPVFVELRQQPLQAQAVFLGELEAWVIAVGVGFSVLLFLCWPFAIHVLAGNLSPETIDLCRDMFTYMAPIGILMLASGTYGARMQSRERHINTLLEGLPAVFVLCFVLLSHKQVGTIALIWGSMGGYLAQTLIGRWLLSRLDPIPIKLRLKTTAPEWRRVLVSARVLAVGQLIMCCTPLFDQFMAVQFGDGAVAKLGYANRVLSLFLSMGALAIGQATLPVFSDIVHSGDPCHARRTAVRWTILMFLCGTCVALGAAVFAPDLIGLAFQRGAFTAEDTAAVAQLFRWGQIQVPFYFSSLVLLTLSAGAGRYRQMSTIALAGVAAKVSGTMIFSHWFGIAGILLGTALMHATTLIIYARYAYTWSLSAQRKS
- a CDS encoding glycosyltransferase family 4 protein; this encodes MKIMMLVSSMGSGGAERVASTLMNAWAKRGDSVELVATFSGRGTCFYKLADEVRLVYLADHVGKRRSRLGGYLARYRALRRLISQSRPDVVISFLTNVNVAAILANVGLHVPAVVCEHNNPAVDGRSMLWRFAPRLTYPFADAVTVLTESAVAPFKRMVPGVQKPFVVPNPLPDEIFAMTKPAVLPTLTQGAENTGPDVGRKRLVAVGRLHAQKQFNVLIEAFAALADSFTDWDLWIWGEGPERARLEALVSRLNLSGRIFLPGKTASPWSEMTASDVFAMSSKYEGLPMALMEAMALGIASIAFDCPSGPREIMRDGRDGMLIPPDDVQSFTEGLSRLFGDGDLRMHLGQSAARSIKERYSIECVLDQWSELFLSIGVAQSSAHGGDRAFARECT
- the tviB gene encoding Vi polysaccharide biosynthesis UDP-N-acetylglucosamine C-6 dehydrogenase TviB, which translates into the protein MNKLEELRLAVVGLGYVGLPLAVEFGKKRTVIGYDINRSRISALKEGRDKTLEVSSEELTEAKGLAYTCDSSDLGHCNAYIATVPTPIDKFKRPDFSPLVSATETIASVLKPGDVVIYESTVYPGATEDICVPILESISGLKYNTDFYLGYSPERINPGDKAHRVTDIKKVTSGSTPEVADLVDSLYQEIITAGTHKASSIRVAEAAKVIENTQRDLNIALVNELAIIFNRLGIDTESVLAAAGTKWNFLPFRPGLVGGHCIGVDPYYLTHMAQSIGYHPEIILAGRRLNDSMGEYVVAQLIRALTRHDIHIPGARTLVLGLSFKENCPDLRNSRVLDIVHGLQAYGVKVDIYDPWVSREEARHEYGLELLEEPRPGTYDAMLVAVAHRQFVEWGAETLRSFGKSRHVLYDLKYVLPQEASDLRL
- a CDS encoding glycosyltransferase family 4 protein, with product MKVVHVITDLAVGGAETSLVRLVRAGRRDGVHHSVISLSSQAPLATVLADEGIEVRILGMDRNRSRLKSVFQLVRWLDELQPDVVQTWMYHADLLAGMSVYAAQLLRHLRGKPRARPVLSWGIHHTDLRLTGSSRSTRWIAKACAFLSAKIPDVIVCCAEAAKSSHSEGGYCGRKMIVIPNGIDLAKFRIDEKAGSALRRRLGVPESTILVGTVGRYHPVKDYPTFSEALRTLLKVMPDCHFIMAGRGLDPSNEELVSLLRGSGVLNNCHLLGPESEPQTLLAGLDVFCLSSKSEALPTVIAEAMACQVPCVATNVGDTAYLVGETGRLVPPERPQELGQALAAVLSIPSAERGQLGRAARHRVEQLFSIERSWRSYQQVYCNVLKARQHATS
- a CDS encoding SDR family oxidoreductase, which translates into the protein MRTSYDRIRSEMVAHPKTWLITGVAGFIGSNLLETLLGLGQRVVGLDNFSTGHRENLDEVRSNVGAAVWQRFTFIEGDIRHLDDCRRAVQMADHVLHQAALGSVPRSLQDPLSTNEVNIGGFLNMLVAARDANVSSFTYAASSSTYGDHPDLPKTEDVIGRPLSPYAVTKYVNELYASVFARSYGLSAIGLRYFNVFGRRQDPSGAYAAVIPRWTAALINGEDVVINGDGESSRDFCYVDNAVQANLLAAFADAASRDRVYNVAVGERTTLNQLYADLRASLTHLGIALAETGPVHGPMRAGDIRHSLASVKKAEELLGYSQPITLSQGLAIAMPWYVQLFAKGGASGGSNEVALETPAGGR
- a CDS encoding glycosyltransferase family 4 protein, whose amino-acid sequence is MSKIVLFANTDWYLYNFRLSLARALRDAGHEVVLLSPPGEYGAKLISLGFQWIPVPMNRRSLNPVRELALVMWLARLLRKQKPDLVHGFTIKCAVYGSLSARLAGVRARVNAIAGMGYVFSSRDMKACVLRPIVRGIMRLALRGRSSAVILQNPDDHSMFRDANIVDERAIRLIKGSGVNVERFKPGERQSNPQNQTPLRVVLAGRLLWDKGIAEYVEASRQLRRAGRKIRFILAGAPDPGNPASIDEATLQSWINEGLVEWRGHVSDMPGLYADCDVAVLPSYREGLPKSMIEAAACELPLVITDAPGCREVVAVNGQDGLVVPVRDSVALANAIRLLDDDRAAARRLGIAARQKVLAEFDERIVISRTLDVYRELLEPEWLPSVAKEGTAP